The following are from one region of the Juglans regia cultivar Chandler chromosome 10, Walnut 2.0, whole genome shotgun sequence genome:
- the LOC109014082 gene encoding probable trehalose-phosphate phosphatase F isoform X1 — translation MDLKSNHAAPVLTDPAAPINKSRLGMHSSLFPCSPPLAVLPPGIFLTIPRKKTGILDEFRSSIWLDAMKSSSPPPKKITKDVSNEYSPTDADVAYNAWMAKYPSAIASFEQIANHAKGKRIALFLDYDGTLSPIVDNPECAFMSDAMRANVKKVAKYFPTAIISGRSREKVYEFVRLTELYYAGSHGMDIMGPVREHISNDLPNCIRSMDEQGKEVNLFQPAGEFLPVIEERKQADAESEAERSEESVAYQAERSGTTRVFRSLVQCTKDIVGAKVENNKFCVSVHYRNVDEKSWTVVAQRVHDVLKDYAHLRLTHGRKVLEVRPVINWDKGKAVTFLLESLGLSHCDDVLPIYVGDDRTDEDAFKVLREGNRGYGILVGSAPKESNAAYSLRDPLEVMEFLKSLMTLKK, via the exons ATGGACCTAAAGTCAAATCATGCTGCTCCTGTTCTTACCGATCCTGCTGCTCCCATAAACAAGTCAAGACTAGGCATGCATTCCAGTCTGTTTCCTTGTTCACCTCCACTAGCAGTTTTACCTCCAGGCATTTTTTTGACAATCCCTAGAAAGAAGACTGGAATACTTGATGAATTTCGATCTAGCATCTGGCTGGATGCCATGAAATCTTCATCTCCTCCTCCTAAGAAGATAACCAAGGATGTTAGCAACGAGTATTCACCAACTGATGCTGATGTTGCATACAATGCCTGGAtg GCTAAGTATCCATCAGCAATTGCGTCATTTGAGCAAATAGCAAATCATGCAAAAGGAAAGAGAATAGCATTGTTTCTGGATTATGATGGGACACTTTCTCCAATAGTAGATAATCCTGAATGCGCATTCATGTCTGATgct ATGCGTGCCAATGTAAAAAAGGTGGCAAAATACTTCCCAACAGCAATAATTAGTGGAAGAAGCCGTGAAAAG GTTTATGAGTTTGTAAGGCTAACAGAACTCTATTATGCGGGTAGTCATGGGATGGATATCATGGGTCCTGTTAGAGAACACATATCTAATGACCTGCCCAATTGTATTAGATCGATGGATGAACAG GGTAAGGAAGTTAATTTGTTCCAGCCTGCTGGTGAATTTTTACCTGTGATTGAAGAG AGAAAGCAGGCTGATGCCGAGAGTGAAGCGGAGCGGAGTGAGGAGAGCGTAGCTTACCAAGCGGAGCGTAGCGGAACGACTAGG GTTTTTAGATCCCTTGTTCAATGCACCAAAGATATTGTAGGAGCAAAAGTTGAGAATAATAAGTTCTGTGTCTCTGTACATTACCGTAATGTAGATGAGAAG AGTTGGACTGTAGTAGCTCAACGTGTCCATGATGTTCTAAAAGACTACGCGCATCTGCGTTTGACTCATGGTCGCAAG GTTTTAGAGGTTCGCCCTGTGATCAATTGGGATAAGGGAAAAGCTGTCACGTTTTTACTGGAATCACTGG GGTTGAGTCACTGTGATGATGTGCTCCCCATATATGTTGGAGATGACCGGACAGATGAAGATGCATTtaag GTTTTGAGAGAGGGCAATCGAGGTTATGGGATTTTAGTCGGTTCTGCTCCCAAGGAAAGCAATGCAGCTTACTCGCTGAGGGATCCATTGGAG
- the LOC109014082 gene encoding probable trehalose-phosphate phosphatase F isoform X2 produces the protein MDLKSNHAAPVLTDPAAPINKSRLGMHSSLFPCSPPLAVLPPGIFLTIPRKKTGILDEFRSSIWLDAMKSSSPPPKKITKDVSNEYSPTDADVAYNAWMAKYPSAIASFEQIANHAKGKRIALFLDYDGTLSPIVDNPECAFMSDAMRANVKKVAKYFPTAIISGRSREKVYEFVRLTELYYAGSHGMDIMGPVREHISNDLPNCIRSMDEQGKEVNLFQPAGEFLPVIEEVFRSLVQCTKDIVGAKVENNKFCVSVHYRNVDEKSWTVVAQRVHDVLKDYAHLRLTHGRKVLEVRPVINWDKGKAVTFLLESLGLSHCDDVLPIYVGDDRTDEDAFKVLREGNRGYGILVGSAPKESNAAYSLRDPLEVMEFLKSLMTLKK, from the exons ATGGACCTAAAGTCAAATCATGCTGCTCCTGTTCTTACCGATCCTGCTGCTCCCATAAACAAGTCAAGACTAGGCATGCATTCCAGTCTGTTTCCTTGTTCACCTCCACTAGCAGTTTTACCTCCAGGCATTTTTTTGACAATCCCTAGAAAGAAGACTGGAATACTTGATGAATTTCGATCTAGCATCTGGCTGGATGCCATGAAATCTTCATCTCCTCCTCCTAAGAAGATAACCAAGGATGTTAGCAACGAGTATTCACCAACTGATGCTGATGTTGCATACAATGCCTGGAtg GCTAAGTATCCATCAGCAATTGCGTCATTTGAGCAAATAGCAAATCATGCAAAAGGAAAGAGAATAGCATTGTTTCTGGATTATGATGGGACACTTTCTCCAATAGTAGATAATCCTGAATGCGCATTCATGTCTGATgct ATGCGTGCCAATGTAAAAAAGGTGGCAAAATACTTCCCAACAGCAATAATTAGTGGAAGAAGCCGTGAAAAG GTTTATGAGTTTGTAAGGCTAACAGAACTCTATTATGCGGGTAGTCATGGGATGGATATCATGGGTCCTGTTAGAGAACACATATCTAATGACCTGCCCAATTGTATTAGATCGATGGATGAACAG GGTAAGGAAGTTAATTTGTTCCAGCCTGCTGGTGAATTTTTACCTGTGATTGAAGAG GTTTTTAGATCCCTTGTTCAATGCACCAAAGATATTGTAGGAGCAAAAGTTGAGAATAATAAGTTCTGTGTCTCTGTACATTACCGTAATGTAGATGAGAAG AGTTGGACTGTAGTAGCTCAACGTGTCCATGATGTTCTAAAAGACTACGCGCATCTGCGTTTGACTCATGGTCGCAAG GTTTTAGAGGTTCGCCCTGTGATCAATTGGGATAAGGGAAAAGCTGTCACGTTTTTACTGGAATCACTGG GGTTGAGTCACTGTGATGATGTGCTCCCCATATATGTTGGAGATGACCGGACAGATGAAGATGCATTtaag GTTTTGAGAGAGGGCAATCGAGGTTATGGGATTTTAGTCGGTTCTGCTCCCAAGGAAAGCAATGCAGCTTACTCGCTGAGGGATCCATTGGAG